The following is a genomic window from Marinococcus sp. PL1-022.
GATAATCTGAAAAGTCTTCCACATAATATCTTTCCACGAGCGAAGCCGGGATAAAGCCGCGCACGCCCAGATCGACTACAAGCCCGCCTTTGACAATTTCAGCCACCTGGGCCTCAATAACATCGCCGGATTCATACTTTTCCTGAAGCTCGCCCCAGGATTTATCGGCAAGTGCTGCCCGGCGGGAGAGAACCAGCTCATCATCTTCCATTTTTGTTACTTTGAATTCGAGCTGATCTCCTTCCTTGAGCACATCGTCTACTTTCTCCACGTGCAGGCTGGAAAGTTCGCTGATCGGAATAACCGCATCCACTTTATAGCCGGCATCCGCGTACGCCTGTTTCTCTTCCACCTTTGTTACTGTGGCAGTAATGATATCTCCCACGTTAAACTCTTTCATACCTTCAAGTTCGTTGTTCATTTCATCTGCCATTGACCATTGCCTCCTTCAGTGTCCTTAAATCCTGCCTATGGGGTTTTGGGGATTTTGAGGAATTAACCGGACTGCAGCCGGCTGGTGCCTGTCTTCGCCTGCTGATGAACGGCTTTGATTTCTTCCATGATTACTTCGGTCGCTTCTTCAGCTTTCGCTTTATTCGTCCGAAGGTCCTGCATGGGCACCGGCTGGCCTATCACTACGTTCACACGCCGGAATAAACCGTAGCGGCCGCTGATAGCAACCGGAACTACTGCCGCGTCTGAACGGAGAGCAAAAAAGCCGGCACCGGTTAATCCTTTTCCTATTTCCCCGCTTTTACTCCTAGTACCCTCAGGAAAAAGACATAAAACCTGTCCCTCGTTTAAAAATTGAATTCCCTGTTTCAATGACTTTCGGTCCACTACGCCTCTGCGGACGGGAAAGGCTCCGACAAAATACATAATAAAACCGAGAATTTTTTTATTAAACAATTCGCTTTTAGCCATAAAGTGCACTTTTCTGCGAATATGAGTG
Proteins encoded in this region:
- a CDS encoding lysophospholipid acyltransferase family protein; the encoded protein is MMYNIVKYSAYFLAVIFMRVRVTGRENVPKEGPVLICSNHISNFDPPLLATHIRRKVHFMAKSELFNKKILGFIMYFVGAFPVRRGVVDRKSLKQGIQFLNEGQVLCLFPEGTRSKSGEIGKGLTGAGFFALRSDAAVVPVAISGRYGLFRRVNVVIGQPVPMQDLRTNKAKAEEATEVIMEEIKAVHQQAKTGTSRLQSG